The Acidobacteriota bacterium DNA window TGAGGTCCGCGTCCGGCTTACCGGGGCCTGCGTGGGATGCCCCATGTCCGCCATGACCCTTGCTCATTTCGTCGAGCAGAAAATCAGGGAAACGATTCCTGAAATCAAAAGAGTCATTTCCGTCTGATTCCCTGAATCTAAAGACCCCTCCCCTCAAGGGAGGGTTCTTCATTTCCTAATTCCCTTCCTTCAATGTGCTCTTTTTTCGTTCCACCAATCCCATCGGCGACTCTAAAACAATTAGCAATACAGGTTCGCTATGCTTTTATTAGTAGCCAGAACCCTCACCAAGCGGGCATTCTTTCTCGTCCCTCGTGCAACGCGACGCTTTCTTATCGGATAAATCCGAGCCAAGCAGCTTGACTTTATAGTGGTTCAATTTTATATAAACAAACGATTTTTTCAGTGGAAAGGAAATCCACAGCGTGAGAGTCGATAGATTGACTTTGAAAGTACAGGAAGCTCTCCAGGAATCGCAGGAGATTGCCGGGCAGTACGATCACCCTGAGATCAAGCCAGAGCATCTGACGCTTGCCCTTCTCAGGCAACCGGAAGGGATCGCAAATGCAATCCTGAAAAAACTGGAGACCGACAGGAAGCTTATCCTGGCTGAATTGGAATCCTCTTTACAGAGAGAGCCGAGAGCCATTGGTGAAGGACTCTCACAGCCTGGCATCTCCTCATCACTTCAAAAGGCCCTAAATCGATCCTATAAAATTGCGGAAGACTTCAAGGATGATTATGTTTCTGCGGAACATGTTCTTCTTGCCATAGTGGAAGAACAGCGCGGAAAAGCTTCCGAAATTTTCAGAAGATGCGGAGTAACCTATGATCGGATCCTCCAGGCTCTGAAATCAGTTCGGGGATCACAGAGAGTGACGGACCAGAGTCCGGAGTCCAGATATCAGGCTCTGGAGAGATTCTCAAAGAATCTCACCGACCTTGCCCGTAAGGGGAAGCTTGATCCAGTCATCGGGCGGGACGATGAGATCCGGAGGGTCATTCAGGTCCTTTCGAGAAGGACGAAAAATAACCCCGTTCTCATCGGTGAGCCCGGGGTTGGCAAAACGGCCATCGTGGAAGGGCTGGCTCGACGGATCGCTAACGGTGATGTTCCTGATGGGTTGAAGAACAAGAAGGTCATAGCTCTCGACATCGGTGCTCTTGTCGCTGGAACGAAGTACAGAGGAGAGTTCGAGGACCGTTTGAAGGCGTTTCTCAAAGAGATCGAGGAAGCCTCCGGCGAGATCATACTCTTCATTGACGAGCTTCACACCCTTGTGGGCGCAGGAGCTGCAGAAGGCGCAGTGGATGCCTCCAATATGCTGAAGCCGGCTCTGGCAAGAGGAGAGCTCCGCTGTGTCGGCGCGACCACGCTGAACGAATACAAGAAGCACATCGAGAAAGACGCCGCGCTTGAAAGGCGGTTTCAGCCCGTTCTCGTCAAAGAGCCCACAGCGGAAGACACCATCACCATCCTGAGAGGTCTGAAGGAAAGGTATGAAGTCCATCATGGAGTCAGGATCCAGGACGGAGCCATCGTAGCCGCCGTTCTCCTCTCCAACAGATACATATCAGACCGCTTTCTCCCAGATAAAGCCATCGATCTCATCGATGAGGCCGCTTCCAGGCTCAGGATAGAAATAGATTCCATGCCGACCGAGATTGATGAGATACAGAGGAAGATCACGCAGCTCGAGATCGAATATGAGGCGCTCAAGAAAGAGGAAGACGAGATTTCGAAAGAACGGATGAAAAAGATATCCTTTGAGATCTCAAAACTGAAGGAAGATTTGAACGGGATGAAGCTACACTGGAATGCCGAGAAGGATAAGATCTCGAAAATCCGCAGAATAAAAGAAGAGATTGAAAACGTGAAGATCGAGGCGGAGAAAGCTGAGAGGGAGGGAGATCTCGGAAGGACGGCGGAACTGAGATATGGCAGGCTGCTGGAGCTGGGAAAGAAACTGGAGGAGGAAAACTCCTCCCTGGCCCAACTCCAGAGAGAGCAGAAGATGCTCAAAGAAGAAGTGGATGAGGAGGATGTCGCCATCATCGTATCCAAATGGACCGGGATCCCTGTCTCGCGGATGCTCGAGAGCGAGACGAAAAAGCTTGTCCACCTGGAGGAGCATATCAAGCGGAGAGTCGTGGGGCAGGACGAAGCGGTAGCAGCGGCCTGCAATGCGGTACGAAGAGCTCGCGCGGGATTGAAAGATCCTAATCAGCCGATCGGCTCTTTCATCTTCATGGGTCCGACTGGCGTCGGGAAGACCGAACTGGCAAGAGCTCTATCAGAGGCCCTCTTCGATGACGAGCGTGCCATGGTCCGTCTCGATATGTCCGAGTACATGGAAAAGCATTCCGTCGCCCGGATGATCGGCGCCCCTCCCGGTTACGTCGGTTATGAGGAGGGAGGGCAACTCACGGAGGTTATCAGAAGGAGACCTTACTCGGTCATCCTTCTCGATGAGATCGAGAAGGCCCATCCTGATGTCTTCAACATCCTTCTGCAGATCCTTGACGAGGGAAGGCTGACGGACGGGAGAGGGAGAACGGTCAACTTCAGGAATACCATCATCATAATGACCTCGAACATCGCTTCTTCCTATATCAACGAACTTGCGGGGCCAAGAACGGAAGAAGTAAAGAAGAAGATGGAAGATGCTCTGAAAGCCTTTTTCCGCCCCGAGTTCATCAACAGAATCGATGACGTCATCATCTTCAGGAATCTGCAGAAGAGTGATATTCTCAGGATCGTCGACATTCAGGTGGGCAGGCTCAAGGCTCTTCTCGCAGAAAAGAAGTTAGAGATCATCCTCACGGATAAAGCAAAAGAGTTCATAGCTGAGGAGGGATTCGACCAGGCATTCGGAGCAAGACCCCTCAAGAGGGCGCTCCAGAGGCTAATTCAAAATCCCCTCTCGCTGAAACTGCTTGAAGGAGATTATAATGAAGGCGATACTGTCGTGGTAGACCTCTCTTCAAAGGGGGATATCCTCTTCGAAAAGAGGATGGAAACACCGGCAAGAAATTGAGTCTTTCATGGTTCGTAACCGATTCAACAGGAGGTGACGGATATGGCTATCACAAGATGGGATCCTTTCAGAGATCTGCTGGCCTTGCAGGAGAGAATGAATAAACTTTTCGAAGATTCTCTTTCCAGGTCGAGAGCCATGGAAGAGGGGCTCTCCGCTGGAGCATGGAGCCCTTCCGTGGATATTTATGAAATTGCGGACAGGATCGTCCTGAAGGTGGACCTCCCCGGAATGAAACAGGATGAGATCGAGTTGAAAGTCGAGAATTACATGCTCACGATCAAGGGAGAGAGACAGCTTGAAAAAGAGACAAAGAGGGAGGATTACCTCAGGATCGAACGTGCTTACGGGGCATTTTCGAGAAGCTTCACCCTCCCTAACACCGTTGATGTGGACAGGATAATGGCCGAGCACAAGAACGGTGTTCTGGAAGTCGTTATTCCCAAAAAGGAAGAAACGAAGTCGAAAAAGATCAAAGTCGAGATCAAATAGTCGACCGTTGTGTCGAAACGGCGATTATCTGATACAATACAGTGCAAAAGAAATCAGAAAGGATTGTAGATGATGGCAAATTCGTTCAAAACAGCTATACTTCTGGGGCTTCTCACAGGGCTCATCCTCGTCGTCGGAAGCCTTCTGGGTGGTCAGCAGGGCATGCTCATTGCCCTTGTTTTTGCCGGGATCATGAACTTTGTCAGTTACTGGTTTTCCGATAAGATAGTCCTCGCAATGTACCGGGCGAAGGAAATCCAGGAATCCGAAGCTCCCGATCTGCATTCCATCGTTGGAAGGCTTGCCGCAAGGGCCAGCATTCCGAAGCCGAAGATCTACATCATGCCGGCTGAGGCTCCCAACGCCTTTGCGACGGGAAGAAACCCGGCTCATGCTGCGGTAGCAGTGACCGGAGGGCTCCTCAATCTTCTCACGGAAGAAGAGCTTGAAGGCGTCATCGCCCACGAGATGGCTCATGTGAGGAACAGGGATATCCTCATTGGATCGATCGCAGCCACGATCGCGGGAGCAATCATGTTTCTTGCGAACATGGCAAGATGGGCAGCACTCTTCGGTGGATACGGAGGCAGGAATCGCGAAGAGGGAGGAAATGCCTTTGCTCTTCTCTTCATGGCTATCCTGGCTCCGATTGCTGCCGTTCTGATACAGATGGCCATTGCGAGATCGCGCGAATACCAGGCCGATGCTTCGGGGGCAAATTTTGCCGGGAACCCTCAGGGTCTGGCAAGGGCGCTGGAGAAACTCGGGAAATATTCCGGAAGGATTCCCATGGAGGCCAATCCCGCCACCAGCCACATGTTCATCGTGAAGCCGTTATCGGCGGGATCCCTCCTGAACCTTTTCAGCACGCATCCTCCCATCGAGGAGAGGATCCGCCGTCTTCTCAGCAGAAGCTTTTAACCCTTTTGAGAATTTTCCAGAATAGATCGGATGTAGCCATGCTTGCATTCTGGTTTGTTCTAAAAAGGACCGGGTGATTTCCCCGGTGAGGAGACTATGAAAAAAAGAAAGATCGCCTTGATCCCTGCCATTTTTTTCGTCGTTCTCATTTTATTTCCGGATTCCGAGGCTTTTCCTCAAGCTCAGCGTAGAAGCGGCATCGTGCAGGTGGCAGAGAAGGCTGGACCTGCCGTAGTGAATATCTCGACTGAACAGAAGCTCGAGGATAATCCTTTCTTCGACTCCCACCTAAGAAGTTTCTTCAGAGATTTTTTCTTTGAGGCTCCCCAAGAGGAATACGTACAAAACTCCCTTGGCTCGGGAGTTATTATTGATGGCAAAGGGTACATTCTCACAAATGAACATGTCATCATGGGAGCTTCCCGAATCAGAATCTCCCTTGCGGACAAGCGAGAGTTCTTTGCCGAAGTGGCTGGTACGGACCCTTCGTCTGACCTGGCTGTTCTCAAGATCAATGCCACAGATCCACTTCCCTCCATCAGGCTTGGGCGCTCCGATGACCTGATGATCGGAGAAACAGTAATCGCCATCGGGAATCCCTTTGGCTTCTCCAATACGGTGACGACAGGGGTCGTCTCCGCCCTCGGAAGAAAGCTGAAGGCGAGGAACGGGGAAAGGATTTACAGCGACTTCATCCAGATCGATGCGGCAATAAACCCCGGGAACAGCGGTGGCGCGCTCCTTAACATCGAGGGGGAACTTATTGGCATCAACACGGCCATTATAAGCGAGGCTGAGGGGATCGGTTTTGCCATTCCGATCGACAGGGCGAAGAAGGTTTTCTATGAACTCGTCAGTTACGGCGAAGTACGCCCTCTCTGGCTTGGAATGGAAGTGGCCACGCTCGATGCTGAACTGAAGAGATACTTAAAAACCACGGAATCAAAAGGGACCGTCGTAGTCAAAGTATTCTCGGGAAGCCCCGCCGAATCAACCGGGATCAGAGTGGGAGACATCATCACCAGGATCGGGAATGAAGAGTTGGATTCCAAGGAAGATTACGACACGATCATCAGCAAACACAACATTGGCGATCGCGTCGTTCTTTCCATCAGCGGAAAAGGAGGATTTAGAACCTCCGCACTCACCATCGGAGACTTTCCCAGCAGGAGATTCTCCTTCGAGAAACTTGGGATGGAAGTCTCCTCCACCAGATCAAGTATCTTCAGCATCGTCACTGGCTCTCGATCCAAAGGAGTAGTCATTTCCAGGATCAAGCCGGGAGGACCGGCAGATCGAAGGGGACTCGAGAGGGGTGACATAATCATTCAGATCGACAATAACTTCATCGATAGCGTCGAGGATTACAACAAGTTGCTCCCGAAGCTCCTCTCGAGGAGGAGCATCTATATGCTTATAGTGCGCGGGAGATACAGTTACCGTTTGACGATGGAGCTTGATTAATCCTTCGGGAGGTTCGGGTCGTATGGATAATATTAAAGAAGAAAAAGCAGAAAAGAAAAAAGGCGGCACCGGAAAAGGCAACGGAGATGAAAAGGCACTAGCCGATAAGAAACCATTCAAGGTCATCGACAAGAGATTCTGGACGAAGAAAGAAAAGGGAGAAGCAACTGAAGAAGGAAAGGAACCGGAACTCTACCCGAGCTATGTGGAAGAGCTCAAGGCCAGCAAAGAGGAAAGCGAGAAGAAGCTCCTGGAGTACATTCAAGCCTTCAAGAGGATTCAGGCCGAGCATGAAGAGTACAGGATGCGATTGAAAAGAGATATTGACAAGAAGGTTGCAGCCAGCAAGAGGGAAATATTCATGAAGCTCCTGGAGATGCTCGATAACCTGGACAGGGCCATTCTGTCAGCCAGCAACACCAACGACCAAAGCAGACTCCTCGAGGGAATTGTCATCGCCAGAGACCAGTTCCTGTCCATCCTGAACAGGGAGGGAGTGGAGAAGATGAAACTTCTGGGAGCCACTTTTGATCCGAACTTAGCCGAAGCGATGATAGTCGAAGAAGTCAACGATCCATCAAAGAACAATCTGATCTTAGAAGAGATTCAGCCCGGCTACACGTTCCAGGGACAGACCTTGCGCGCCGCCAAGGTAAAAGTGGCGAAAACCCTGACCAACAGTAAAAAGGCTTCCCCGAAGGAAGAATGATCACCAGTTCCCTGATTTAAGTCTGCCGATACTCTCAAGGATGATCTTTGCGGCACCGGCCCACGGTTCTTTTTCAAAATCTGACCCCACCCCCACATCCACGTTGTAGATCTTATCCAGGAAGTTGTCACAGTTCTCATCGATTGAGATCTGTTCAATTGTTCCTGCGAAGCTCACCGAGGCATGAATGTCTGTGTTGCGGCACTTTCTGGAGATGGTAGATACATGGTTGAGGACGTACTTCCCATCCTTCACGACGCCGCTGAAATGAGCAATTACTAGCCCCAGTTCCATGCTCCCCACGGCCAGCGACCATCTCGGAAGATGCGCCCCCCAGTCTCTCATCTGACCACCTTTGTATCCGAATACGTAGGTCTTCATGTCTTTGACCAGGTTTGCAAAGAGCCAGTCATTCTCCTTTGAAATGATCAATGGATCCCCTTCGTGAAAGACATTCTTGAGAAAGGAGCATTCCGACATCTTCTCCATGATCAGAATCTCG harbors:
- a CDS encoding NifU family protein → MKEKVQKVIDEIKPALQRDGGDIELVDIIGDEVRVRLTGACVGCPMSAMTLAHFVEQKIRETIPEIKRVISV
- the clpB gene encoding ATP-dependent chaperone ClpB; this translates as MRVDRLTLKVQEALQESQEIAGQYDHPEIKPEHLTLALLRQPEGIANAILKKLETDRKLILAELESSLQREPRAIGEGLSQPGISSSLQKALNRSYKIAEDFKDDYVSAEHVLLAIVEEQRGKASEIFRRCGVTYDRILQALKSVRGSQRVTDQSPESRYQALERFSKNLTDLARKGKLDPVIGRDDEIRRVIQVLSRRTKNNPVLIGEPGVGKTAIVEGLARRIANGDVPDGLKNKKVIALDIGALVAGTKYRGEFEDRLKAFLKEIEEASGEIILFIDELHTLVGAGAAEGAVDASNMLKPALARGELRCVGATTLNEYKKHIEKDAALERRFQPVLVKEPTAEDTITILRGLKERYEVHHGVRIQDGAIVAAVLLSNRYISDRFLPDKAIDLIDEAASRLRIEIDSMPTEIDEIQRKITQLEIEYEALKKEEDEISKERMKKISFEISKLKEDLNGMKLHWNAEKDKISKIRRIKEEIENVKIEAEKAEREGDLGRTAELRYGRLLELGKKLEEENSSLAQLQREQKMLKEEVDEEDVAIIVSKWTGIPVSRMLESETKKLVHLEEHIKRRVVGQDEAVAAACNAVRRARAGLKDPNQPIGSFIFMGPTGVGKTELARALSEALFDDERAMVRLDMSEYMEKHSVARMIGAPPGYVGYEEGGQLTEVIRRRPYSVILLDEIEKAHPDVFNILLQILDEGRLTDGRGRTVNFRNTIIIMTSNIASSYINELAGPRTEEVKKKMEDALKAFFRPEFINRIDDVIIFRNLQKSDILRIVDIQVGRLKALLAEKKLEIILTDKAKEFIAEEGFDQAFGARPLKRALQRLIQNPLSLKLLEGDYNEGDTVVVDLSSKGDILFEKRMETPARN
- a CDS encoding Hsp20/alpha crystallin family protein; translated protein: MAITRWDPFRDLLALQERMNKLFEDSLSRSRAMEEGLSAGAWSPSVDIYEIADRIVLKVDLPGMKQDEIELKVENYMLTIKGERQLEKETKREDYLRIERAYGAFSRSFTLPNTVDVDRIMAEHKNGVLEVVIPKKEETKSKKIKVEIK
- the htpX gene encoding zinc metalloprotease HtpX, with product MANSFKTAILLGLLTGLILVVGSLLGGQQGMLIALVFAGIMNFVSYWFSDKIVLAMYRAKEIQESEAPDLHSIVGRLAARASIPKPKIYIMPAEAPNAFATGRNPAHAAVAVTGGLLNLLTEEELEGVIAHEMAHVRNRDILIGSIAATIAGAIMFLANMARWAALFGGYGGRNREEGGNAFALLFMAILAPIAAVLIQMAIARSREYQADASGANFAGNPQGLARALEKLGKYSGRIPMEANPATSHMFIVKPLSAGSLLNLFSTHPPIEERIRRLLSRSF
- a CDS encoding trypsin-like peptidase domain-containing protein, producing MKKRKIALIPAIFFVVLILFPDSEAFPQAQRRSGIVQVAEKAGPAVVNISTEQKLEDNPFFDSHLRSFFRDFFFEAPQEEYVQNSLGSGVIIDGKGYILTNEHVIMGASRIRISLADKREFFAEVAGTDPSSDLAVLKINATDPLPSIRLGRSDDLMIGETVIAIGNPFGFSNTVTTGVVSALGRKLKARNGERIYSDFIQIDAAINPGNSGGALLNIEGELIGINTAIISEAEGIGFAIPIDRAKKVFYELVSYGEVRPLWLGMEVATLDAELKRYLKTTESKGTVVVKVFSGSPAESTGIRVGDIITRIGNEELDSKEDYDTIISKHNIGDRVVLSISGKGGFRTSALTIGDFPSRRFSFEKLGMEVSSTRSSIFSIVTGSRSKGVVISRIKPGGPADRRGLERGDIIIQIDNNFIDSVEDYNKLLPKLLSRRSIYMLIVRGRYSYRLTMELD
- a CDS encoding nucleotide exchange factor GrpE; translated protein: MDNIKEEKAEKKKGGTGKGNGDEKALADKKPFKVIDKRFWTKKEKGEATEEGKEPELYPSYVEELKASKEESEKKLLEYIQAFKRIQAEHEEYRMRLKRDIDKKVAASKREIFMKLLEMLDNLDRAILSASNTNDQSRLLEGIVIARDQFLSILNREGVEKMKLLGATFDPNLAEAMIVEEVNDPSKNNLILEEIQPGYTFQGQTLRAAKVKVAKTLTNSKKASPKEE